The Staphylothermus marinus F1 genome has a segment encoding these proteins:
- a CDS encoding energy-coupling factor ABC transporter permease, whose amino-acid sequence MHIPDGFLDPVWCIITYLISITYFVAGAKIMKSPLTPGKVSLITTLAAGIFAAQMLNWPIPGGTSLHFVGGALAGILLGPFYGSTALALVVTLQALLFHDGGITTLGANLLNMAIIDVLIGYYIYRLVVAKTGFSKKTVFIGGLLGGWMGIFIAGVACGVEIGLSPQFPYGVLISVPAMGVWHFILGIIEGIITGSVLFYIASKNPELLVGNVR is encoded by the coding sequence ATGCATATCCCAGACGGCTTCCTAGATCCAGTATGGTGTATTATAACATACTTAATTAGCATAACTTATTTCGTGGCAGGAGCGAAAATAATGAAATCACCATTAACCCCCGGCAAAGTATCATTAATAACAACACTAGCAGCAGGTATATTTGCCGCCCAAATGCTTAATTGGCCTATACCTGGAGGAACAAGTTTGCATTTTGTTGGAGGAGCGTTGGCTGGCATATTATTAGGGCCATTCTATGGCTCGACCGCTCTTGCACTGGTTGTCACTCTACAGGCTTTACTATTCCATGATGGAGGCATAACTACTCTGGGAGCAAACCTATTGAATATGGCTATAATTGATGTATTAATAGGCTACTACATTTATAGATTAGTTGTTGCTAAAACTGGTTTCTCGAAGAAAACAGTATTTATAGGTGGATTATTGGGGGGTTGGATGGGGATCTTTATTGCGGGAGTTGCTTGTGGCGTAGAAATTGGTCTCTCACCACAGTTTCCATATGGAGTATTAATTAGTGTGCCGGCAATGGGTGTTTGGCATTTCATTCTTGGTATAATTGAGGGAATAATTACTGGTTCTGTATTATTCTATATTGCTTCCAAAAACCCGGAACTATTAGTTGGAAATGTTAGGTGA
- a CDS encoding PDGLE domain-containing protein, with translation MIGWKTLLVIITLIIISPIFGVILADMVGYHEPLDVAAEMLGLHDISEKINWTPFFDYTIPGLDPVIGYIVSGFIGVAIIYLIGYIVRKLVSGGGK, from the coding sequence ATGATTGGTTGGAAGACCCTGCTAGTAATAATAACCTTGATAATAATTAGCCCAATATTCGGTGTTATATTAGCTGATATGGTCGGCTACCATGAACCACTAGATGTAGCTGCTGAAATGCTTGGATTGCATGATATTAGTGAAAAAATTAATTGGACCCCATTCTTCGACTATACAATACCTGGATTAGACCCCGTTATAGGCTATATCGTTTCAGGATTCATAGGTGTAGCTATAATATACCTAATTGGATACATTGTTAGAAAACTAGTAAGTGGAGGAGGTAAATGA
- a CDS encoding energy-coupling factor transporter transmembrane component T produces MKNYIRSFFEEVALIMDMLNIHNPNPKLDPLILFVVSVILSFQASFTTNIVGLIIPLTYSLILIFVLKLDHRIIARIELFVLFIGLVVSFPLLFTRSGNINGLYDLNGSITFMGIYSFAKLLMRVTLSPLPLLVAIAYLGWTNVLKAMSRFKAVRNVVSYIALTTVLIPRIIRYSIQLIIARDARNVKNSYSNIWRSLSAIVGDTLIHSHNYADKLQYAYTARTIGCFKTYSGKIRLNIATLFFMFLSILAITWETVAMLYGSY; encoded by the coding sequence ATGAAGAATTATATAAGGAGTTTTTTCGAAGAAGTAGCATTAATTATGGACATGCTAAATATTCATAATCCAAACCCAAAGCTTGATCCACTCATATTATTTGTCGTATCAGTTATTCTGAGTTTTCAAGCTAGTTTTACAACTAATATTGTAGGATTAATCATACCTTTAACATATTCTTTGATCCTGATATTTGTTTTAAAGCTTGATCATAGGATAATAGCTAGAATAGAATTATTTGTTTTATTCATAGGTCTAGTAGTATCTTTTCCACTACTTTTTACTCGCTCTGGAAACATTAATGGTCTTTATGATTTAAATGGATCTATAACGTTTATGGGAATATATTCTTTCGCAAAGCTCTTAATGAGGGTAACATTATCTCCTTTACCACTATTGGTTGCAATTGCTTATCTGGGATGGACTAATGTTTTAAAGGCTATGAGCAGGTTTAAAGCGGTAAGAAATGTTGTTTCATATATTGCTTTAACAACTGTATTAATCCCGCGGATCATTAGGTATTCGATACAATTAATCATTGCTAGAGATGCGAGAAATGTAAAAAACAGTTATTCAAATATATGGAGAAGCTTATCCGCAATAGTTGGAGACACATTAATTCATTCACATAATTATGCTGATAAACTACAATATGCATATACTGCTAGAACCATAGGTTGCTTCAAAACATATAGTGGAAAAATAAGACTTAATATTGCTACTCTATTCTTCATGTTTTTATCTATTTTAGCAATAACTTGGGAAACAGTGGCGATGCTTTATGGAAGTTATTAA
- a CDS encoding energy-coupling factor ABC transporter ATP-binding protein: protein MEVIKLVNIWYKYPGANDYALKNINLVFEDSKIYFINGPNGAGKTTLLLIIAGLIEPVRGEVIFRGKPLKQQLPIARRYFGLLFQNPEHMLFNPTVYDEIAYVLRQLNSDEEEIRERVHETIKCLGLEKTILNKYTYMLSYGEKKLVALAAILSYEPDILLLDEPFTNLSLKYLDKIKKIISNYKSNGKTVIVAGHEQEFQHEEIDEIILLENGEVIDHIVYSGS, encoded by the coding sequence ATGGAAGTTATTAAACTGGTAAACATATGGTACAAGTATCCTGGAGCAAATGATTATGCATTGAAAAATATAAACTTGGTATTTGAGGATTCAAAAATATATTTCATAAATGGACCCAATGGTGCTGGTAAGACAACTCTCCTCCTCATAATAGCTGGCTTAATAGAACCTGTAAGGGGTGAAGTAATTTTTCGAGGTAAGCCTTTAAAACAACAATTGCCAATAGCCCGCAGATATTTTGGATTATTATTTCAAAATCCTGAGCACATGTTATTCAATCCAACAGTATATGATGAAATAGCTTATGTTTTAAGACAATTAAACAGTGATGAGGAAGAGATTAGGGAACGAGTTCATGAAACAATAAAATGTTTAGGACTCGAGAAAACAATACTTAATAAATATACATATATGCTGAGTTATGGTGAGAAAAAACTCGTAGCTCTAGCTGCTATATTATCCTATGAACCAGACATACTTTTACTCGACGAGCCTTTCACTAATTTATCGCTGAAATACTTGGATAAGATTAAGAAAATTATATCTAACTATAAAAGCAACGGTAAAACAGTTATTGTAGCTGGTCACGAACAAGAATTTCAACACGAAGAAATAGATGAGATTATTCTTCTAGAAAATGGTGAAGTAATTGATCATATAGTATATTCGGGTTCCTAA
- a CDS encoding CopG family ribbon-helix-helix protein produces MKKPVKFGIYLPEDLARELGECMKITGIRKRSKIIQEALRLFIVEHRWKTVGKASGVIGVVYNHEVRGVDEALTDIQHEYLDIIVSTVHVHLDKEKCMLAIIVRGDTGRIKELLSNIMNIKGVLITRPMLLETS; encoded by the coding sequence TTGAAGAAACCCGTTAAGTTTGGAATATATTTGCCGGAGGACTTAGCTAGAGAACTAGGTGAATGCATGAAGATAACCGGTATCCGGAAGAGATCTAAGATTATTCAGGAAGCATTGAGGCTTTTCATTGTTGAGCATCGATGGAAGACTGTTGGTAAAGCTTCTGGAGTTATAGGGGTTGTGTATAATCATGAAGTTAGAGGGGTTGATGAAGCACTTACCGATATTCAGCATGAATATCTCGATATTATAGTTTCTACAGTTCATGTCCACTTGGATAAGGAGAAATGTATGCTTGCAATAATTGTCAGAGGAGATACTGGCAGGATCAAGGAATTGTTAAGCAATATTATGAATATTAAAGGAGTGTTAATAACTAGGCCAATGCTTCTAGAAACAAGTTAA
- a CDS encoding carbohydrate kinase family protein yields MNVEKYDVVAVGHGLVDIRFIVDRFVGPDEEASIIKQTRGVGGSAANVSIDVSRLGGRSAVIVKVGLDGFGRLVIDELMREKVDVSGVKVCLGDTGFTVVIIDRDGKIIMYGYKGSAEKLEPKDLDEGIISRGKYLHIASLRLDTSLEAAKLAKKHGLKTAWDPGRRLSLKGLSYFDELLKYIDIVLVNKKEAYHLTGISDYREAAKKILETGVWLVVIKRGPEGIYAVTSDGETYDLPAFPVDKVIDTTGAGDAFASGLLLGLSRGYNLKKALIYGNAVAALKTSRLGSHNVPSHEEVIKYIWEHGLS; encoded by the coding sequence GTGAATGTGGAGAAGTATGATGTAGTTGCTGTTGGCCATGGATTGGTTGATATAAGATTTATTGTTGATAGGTTTGTTGGCCCCGATGAAGAGGCTAGTATTATTAAGCAAACGCGTGGTGTAGGTGGATCGGCTGCGAATGTTTCTATTGATGTATCAAGACTAGGCGGCAGATCAGCTGTTATCGTTAAGGTTGGATTAGATGGGTTTGGCAGGCTTGTTATTGATGAGCTTATGCGTGAGAAAGTAGATGTTTCAGGTGTAAAGGTTTGCCTTGGAGATACAGGTTTCACAGTTGTGATCATTGATAGGGATGGAAAAATAATAATGTATGGATACAAGGGTTCAGCTGAGAAACTTGAACCTAAAGATCTTGATGAAGGAATTATTTCTCGTGGCAAATATTTACATATTGCAAGTTTAAGACTAGATACTTCACTGGAAGCAGCTAAATTGGCGAAGAAGCATGGTTTAAAAACTGCTTGGGATCCTGGTAGGCGTTTATCTCTGAAGGGGTTAAGCTACTTTGATGAATTATTGAAGTATATCGATATAGTATTAGTTAATAAGAAGGAAGCTTATCATTTAACAGGTATTAGTGATTATAGGGAAGCCGCTAAGAAAATACTGGAAACTGGAGTATGGCTCGTAGTAATTAAGCGGGGACCCGAGGGTATATATGCTGTTACAAGTGATGGTGAAACATATGATCTCCCTGCTTTCCCAGTAGATAAGGTTATAGATACAACTGGTGCTGGAGACGCATTCGCTTCCGGATTATTGTTAGGTTTGAGTAGAGGGTATAATTTGAAGAAAGCATTAATATATGGAAACGCTGTAGCAGCATTGAAAACCAGTCGTTTAGGAAGTCATAATGTGCCTAGCCATGAAGAAGTAATAAAGTATATTTGGGAACATGGATTATCCTAG
- a CDS encoding NAD(P)/FAD-dependent oxidoreductase — translation MTLKTKLLIIGAGIIGVMTAKFLVDKGFNDIVIVEKKYPGSGGTYRCATGIRASFTSLEHVELMKRSINLWPILSKQHNIPYKRGGYIWLLSRPEHVELFKKIVDFHHKHDIPTKIISPEEIREIVPTIRTDNLLAGVYDPLAGKASCFLSLLNILEYIKKKGVKVIINTPVYKLVTRNHKVVGAMTSKGVIEAEKILVAAGHGSKKILDTIGLDLPLENIPKHALITEAYKPLFDPLLIDWQTSSYIVQVLHGGFLIGANIEEKPNTPPTNRIDYLFLAANIWTKYFPWLPYVRVLRYWTGYYVMTPDHHPVIGPVEEYENLYVATGFSGHGFMMSPAVGEAMANYILGQKQNIPYIENLSPERFTKGKLVKEIAVFG, via the coding sequence TTGACTCTCAAAACTAAACTGCTCATTATTGGTGCTGGAATAATTGGGGTTATGACCGCAAAGTTTCTAGTGGATAAAGGATTCAACGATATAGTTATTGTTGAGAAAAAATATCCTGGAAGCGGAGGAACATATAGGTGTGCAACCGGTATAAGAGCTAGCTTTACTAGTTTGGAACATGTAGAGCTTATGAAGAGATCAATAAATCTATGGCCTATATTATCAAAACAACACAACATACCCTATAAGCGAGGCGGATATATATGGTTGCTTTCAAGACCCGAACACGTTGAATTGTTTAAGAAAATTGTTGATTTCCACCACAAACACGATATTCCAACAAAGATAATTAGCCCCGAAGAAATTAGAGAAATCGTACCAACTATTAGGACAGATAATTTGTTAGCAGGAGTATATGATCCATTAGCTGGTAAAGCAAGTTGTTTCCTATCTCTACTAAATATTCTAGAATACATTAAGAAAAAAGGAGTCAAAGTAATCATAAACACACCAGTATACAAACTAGTAACTAGGAACCATAAAGTAGTAGGTGCTATGACAAGTAAGGGAGTTATAGAAGCCGAGAAAATACTTGTTGCAGCAGGTCATGGTTCAAAGAAAATACTAGACACAATAGGGCTTGATCTCCCACTAGAAAACATTCCAAAACACGCCTTAATAACTGAAGCATATAAGCCATTATTTGACCCGCTACTAATAGATTGGCAGACATCATCATATATTGTCCAAGTACTCCACGGAGGATTCCTCATAGGCGCGAATATTGAGGAGAAACCAAATACTCCTCCAACTAATAGAATAGATTACTTATTCTTAGCTGCAAATATATGGACAAAATATTTCCCATGGCTACCATATGTAAGAGTACTAAGGTACTGGACAGGCTACTATGTCATGACACCAGATCATCACCCCGTAATTGGTCCGGTAGAAGAATATGAAAACCTATACGTAGCAACAGGTTTCAGTGGACACGGATTCATGATGTCTCCAGCTGTTGGAGAAGCAATGGCCAATTATATTCTAGGACAGAAACAAAATATCCCTTACATCGAAAACTTAAGCCCAGAAAGGTTCACTAAGGGGAAACTAGTGAAAGAAATAGCCGTATTTGGATAA
- a CDS encoding (2Fe-2S)-binding protein: MDPRKVIVCRCENVSLANIEEAIDKGYTDLESLKRYLRIGMGPCQGRYCLVLTAKILARKTGKKFEELFMPMNRPPLTPIEFKFFMNKSFTKR; encoded by the coding sequence ATGGATCCCAGAAAAGTGATTGTGTGTAGATGTGAAAATGTTTCTTTAGCAAATATTGAAGAAGCAATAGATAAGGGATACACTGATCTCGAATCATTGAAGAGATATTTAAGAATAGGAATGGGTCCCTGCCAAGGTAGATATTGTTTAGTATTAACTGCTAAGATACTTGCGAGGAAAACAGGGAAAAAGTTTGAAGAATTATTTATGCCGATGAATAGACCTCCACTAACACCTATCGAGTTCAAATTCTTCATGAACAAGTCCTTTACTAAGAGGTGA